One Streptomyces sp. R28 DNA window includes the following coding sequences:
- a CDS encoding SIS domain-containing protein has product MNYRKGFTKSDEYSLDELTDSLRARIAAGHFKRVVFTGMGCSAIVSDVVRAFFISTGTEVEFHVFNDYDHAYLLPSSVIDDDQTLIILSSYSGHSLEPARAFHALAHAHDRMVLLTSGGRLAELGREAGVSILRWELSEPDREYPLFHVGQYFAILLDVFFRLGLVPQDFGDEVRALPGHLAHDFTDAHRELARTAALRSRDANIIMIASPVWHESLLKLAKMHLNEIAMVPATRNYFHEFCHSEVATLSDPTRKHSVLVFADADDDEYTQAKRKNLTGLLTSDRPENGNIEVIEVPMAEPTFMRKYFTALEFVQHLTLALGRAHETRSRNLISEAAGNPWYHGDTILAEAAAR; this is encoded by the coding sequence GTGAATTACCGGAAGGGTTTCACGAAGTCCGACGAATACTCGCTGGACGAGCTGACCGACAGCCTGCGCGCCCGTATCGCCGCAGGTCACTTCAAGCGTGTGGTCTTCACCGGCATGGGGTGCTCGGCGATCGTCTCCGATGTCGTCCGCGCCTTCTTCATCTCCACGGGCACCGAGGTGGAGTTCCACGTCTTCAACGACTACGACCACGCGTACCTGCTGCCGTCCTCCGTCATCGACGACGACCAAACCCTGATCATCCTGAGCTCCTACAGCGGCCACTCCCTGGAGCCCGCGCGGGCCTTCCACGCACTCGCGCACGCCCACGACCGGATGGTCCTGCTCACCTCCGGCGGGCGCCTGGCAGAACTGGGCCGGGAGGCCGGTGTGTCCATCCTCCGCTGGGAGCTGAGCGAGCCCGACCGTGAGTACCCCCTGTTCCACGTGGGGCAGTACTTCGCCATCCTGCTGGACGTCTTCTTCCGGCTGGGCCTGGTCCCGCAGGACTTCGGCGACGAGGTGCGGGCGCTCCCCGGCCACCTGGCCCACGACTTCACCGACGCGCACCGGGAGTTGGCGCGCACGGCGGCCCTGCGCAGCCGGGACGCGAACATCATCATGATCGCCTCGCCGGTGTGGCACGAGAGCCTGCTCAAGCTGGCCAAGATGCACCTCAACGAGATCGCCATGGTGCCGGCCACCCGCAACTATTTCCACGAGTTCTGCCACAGCGAGGTGGCGACCCTGTCGGACCCGACGCGCAAGCACAGCGTGCTGGTCTTCGCCGACGCGGACGACGACGAGTACACACAGGCGAAGCGGAAGAACCTGACGGGCCTGCTCACGAGCGACCGCCCGGAGAACGGGAACATCGAGGTGATCGAGGTCCCCATGGCCGAACCCACCTTCATGCGGAAGTACTTCACCGCCCTGGAGTTCGTCCAGCACCTCACGCTGGCGCTCGGCCGCGCACACGAGACGCGGTCACGCAACCTCATCTCCGAGGCCGCCGGAAACCCCTGGTACCACGGCGACACCATCCTCGCGGAAGCGGCTGCCCGCTAA